The following are encoded in a window of Bradyrhizobium guangdongense genomic DNA:
- a CDS encoding ferredoxin--NADP reductase, whose protein sequence is MSNFNQESVLSVHHWTDTLFSFKTTRSPTFRFRNGEFTMIGLKVGEKPLLRAYSVASANYEDTLEFFSIKVPDGPLTSRLQHLKEGDEIIVSRKATGTLVIDNLEEGRNLYLIGTGTGLAPFLSVIKDPETYERFEKVVLLHGCRHVKELAYGEMITELLPKDELLGEYIQNQLIYYPTVTRDPFRNRGRITDLITSGKLFADIGLPVLEAAHDRVMICGSPALVADTRVLLGERGFAEGNHGEPAQFVVEKAFAER, encoded by the coding sequence ATGAGCAATTTCAATCAGGAAAGCGTTTTGAGCGTCCACCACTGGACCGACACGCTGTTCTCCTTCAAGACCACCCGCAGCCCGACCTTCCGCTTCCGCAACGGCGAGTTCACCATGATCGGGCTCAAGGTCGGCGAGAAGCCGCTGCTGCGCGCCTACAGCGTCGCCAGCGCCAATTACGAGGACACCCTCGAATTCTTCTCGATCAAGGTGCCGGACGGACCGCTGACCTCGCGGCTCCAGCATTTGAAGGAAGGCGACGAGATCATCGTCAGCCGCAAGGCCACCGGCACGCTGGTGATCGACAATCTGGAGGAGGGGCGCAACCTCTACCTCATCGGCACAGGCACGGGCCTCGCCCCGTTCCTGAGCGTGATCAAGGACCCCGAGACCTACGAGCGGTTTGAGAAGGTGGTGCTGCTGCACGGCTGCCGTCACGTCAAGGAGCTCGCCTATGGCGAGATGATCACCGAGCTCCTGCCGAAAGACGAACTGCTCGGCGAGTACATCCAGAACCAGTTGATCTACTATCCCACCGTGACACGCGATCCATTCCGCAACCGCGGCCGCATCACCGATCTCATCACCTCGGGCAAGCTGTTCGCCGACATCGGCCTTCCGGTGCTGGAAGCTGCCCACGACCGCGTCATGATCTGCGGCAGCCCGGCTCTGGTCGCCGACACCCGCGTGCTCTTGGGCGAGCGCGGTTTCGCCGAGGGCAATCATGGCGAGCCGGCCCAGTTCGTGGTCGAAAAGGCCTTCGCCGAGCGCTGA